One Bacillus sp. FJAT-52991 genomic region harbors:
- a CDS encoding YqzE family protein: MSIYEFIRYLTHRVLSYLNEPKEERKQKRQRRKTERPAFSSRWFGVLPWALRQLFRKSS; encoded by the coding sequence TTGTCTATCTATGAATTTATTCGCTATTTGACTCACAGAGTTCTCTCTTATTTAAATGAACCAAAAGAAGAAAGAAAACAAAAGCGGCAGCGGAGAAAAACGGAGCGACCAGCCTTTTCGTCTAGGTGGTTTGGTGTCTTACCTTGGGCTCTCCGCCAGCTTTTTCGAAAAAGTTCATAG
- a CDS encoding YqhG family protein, protein MQTNEIHQFLEQYFTMAECSVMEQTSCSLTVKLTPEMDKELMNRPFYWHYIEKTGLVGEPLSLTLITNQKEAQGQLKGEVVHFGAPRLQQIFQSAKQHAGFIRLYEQPQTLNRQQALHPWLLTNVKVSYEADRKKEQFHSFGLNLINGQIQEQFMHTLERKSLSGKIPDFSFTIAPLIKPLSGVRRINQFLEQRLQNEDQQWAKQAIRRWEEDLSLLNSFYEEEEEEPEAFFLEKAALKKRYEPKIKVDIVNGGIIYLTPPNGL, encoded by the coding sequence TTGCAAACAAACGAAATTCATCAATTTCTTGAACAATACTTTACAATGGCAGAATGTTCCGTTATGGAGCAAACCTCTTGTTCACTGACTGTTAAGCTAACACCTGAAATGGATAAGGAACTAATGAACCGTCCTTTTTACTGGCACTACATTGAGAAGACAGGATTGGTCGGCGAACCGCTTTCATTAACGCTCATTACCAATCAGAAAGAAGCTCAAGGTCAATTAAAAGGGGAAGTTGTTCATTTCGGAGCTCCACGGCTACAGCAAATTTTTCAATCAGCTAAACAACATGCTGGCTTTATCCGCCTTTATGAACAACCACAAACCTTAAATCGGCAACAAGCGCTCCACCCTTGGCTATTAACGAATGTGAAAGTATCATATGAGGCTGATCGCAAGAAAGAACAGTTTCATTCATTCGGGCTAAATTTGATCAATGGGCAAATTCAAGAACAGTTCATGCACACACTTGAAAGAAAATCACTCTCAGGGAAAATCCCTGATTTCTCTTTTACCATTGCACCTTTAATCAAACCATTAAGCGGCGTTCGACGAATTAACCAATTTTTGGAACAAAGATTACAAAACGAAGATCAACAATGGGCGAAGCAAGCGATAAGAAGATGGGAAGAGGACCTGTCCTTGTTGAATTCTTTTTATGAAGAAGAGGAGGAGGAACCAGAAGCTTTCTTTCTCGAAAAAGCGGCATTAAAAAAACGATATGAACCGAAAATTAAAGTAGATATTGTAAATGGCGGAATCATCTATTTGACCCCGCCAAATGGTTTATAG
- a CDS encoding DEAD/DEAH box helicase → MSVDILFNEAWGEELEKRFNQDGPWGNWPLFQSAIKMETRMLIANFEGLLAPNFLPDLAPLPHQLETARKVIEEMNGKAILADEVGLGKTIEAGLILKEYLIRGLVKKVLILTPASLVSQWANEMNQKFYIPAIAQKKSYAWDQCDIVISSIDMAKRSPHQEKIYEQEYDLVIIDEAHKLKNHKTKNYQFVRHLKKKFCLLLTATPIQNRLDEMFHLVSLLKPGHLGNETQFSEQFKKGDRQVQNHQHLMKLMDKVMVRHRRQDTGVEWTARNVENIQIEFNQHERALYEALEHFIREQPEQMGSSFSLLTLQREACSSKEAVFYTLKNMAKQWGEPSEQLPESFDKVLSCIEAVPENSKAQKALELVQSINDKVIIFTEYRATQLYLQWFFKQHGISSVPFRGGFKRGKKDWMKELFKNHAQVLIATEAGGEGLNLQFCHHLINFDLPWNPMRLEQRIGRIHRFGQTKDVHIYNFSIKDTIEDRILQLLYEKIHLFEQAIGELDDILTKMEIPNMQEHLTDIFQHSKTEGELQIKIKNFEAAFELADEWKKEEDTLANKRNSSIS, encoded by the coding sequence ATGAGTGTAGATATATTGTTTAATGAAGCTTGGGGAGAAGAACTTGAGAAAAGATTCAATCAAGATGGTCCATGGGGAAATTGGCCACTCTTTCAATCCGCAATCAAAATGGAAACACGAATGTTAATTGCTAATTTCGAAGGATTGTTAGCCCCTAATTTTTTACCCGACCTCGCTCCTTTGCCTCATCAGCTAGAAACTGCTAGAAAGGTTATTGAAGAAATGAATGGGAAAGCTATTTTAGCAGATGAAGTTGGTCTTGGAAAAACGATTGAAGCGGGACTAATCCTTAAAGAATATTTAATTCGTGGATTGGTAAAGAAAGTATTAATTTTAACCCCCGCTTCTCTTGTCTCACAATGGGCAAATGAAATGAATCAAAAATTCTATATCCCTGCGATCGCTCAAAAGAAATCCTATGCTTGGGATCAATGCGATATTGTCATTTCCTCGATTGATATGGCCAAAAGGAGTCCTCATCAAGAAAAAATTTATGAACAAGAATATGATTTAGTGATTATTGACGAGGCACATAAACTAAAAAACCATAAAACAAAAAACTATCAATTTGTACGGCATTTAAAAAAGAAGTTTTGTTTGCTGTTAACGGCTACACCGATCCAAAACCGCCTAGATGAAATGTTTCACCTCGTTTCTCTATTAAAGCCTGGACATTTAGGAAACGAAACGCAGTTTAGTGAACAATTTAAAAAAGGGGATCGCCAAGTGCAGAACCATCAACATTTAATGAAATTGATGGATAAAGTGATGGTTCGTCATCGAAGGCAAGATACAGGGGTGGAATGGACAGCAAGAAATGTCGAGAACATTCAAATTGAGTTTAATCAACATGAGCGTGCCCTTTATGAAGCCCTTGAGCATTTTATCCGCGAACAGCCCGAACAAATGGGAAGCTCGTTCTCTTTACTGACTTTGCAACGGGAAGCCTGCAGTAGTAAAGAAGCTGTGTTTTATACATTAAAAAACATGGCGAAACAATGGGGAGAACCTTCCGAACAACTACCTGAGAGCTTCGATAAGGTTCTATCCTGTATTGAAGCTGTACCTGAAAATTCAAAAGCACAAAAAGCATTGGAACTGGTTCAATCCATCAATGATAAAGTGATCATTTTCACCGAATACCGAGCCACTCAACTTTATTTACAGTGGTTTTTTAAACAACACGGTATTAGTTCGGTTCCTTTTCGCGGCGGTTTTAAACGTGGAAAAAAGGATTGGATGAAGGAGTTATTCAAAAATCATGCTCAAGTATTAATTGCGACAGAGGCCGGTGGAGAAGGTCTGAATTTGCAGTTTTGTCATCACCTTATTAATTTTGATCTTCCATGGAATCCCATGAGACTTGAACAAAGAATTGGCCGTATTCATCGCTTTGGTCAAACAAAGGATGTCCATATATACAATTTTTCCATTAAAGATACAATTGAGGATCGCATTTTGCAGCTATTATATGAGAAAATCCACTTATTTGAGCAAGCCATCGGAGAGCTAGATGATATATTAACAAAAATGGAGATCCCTAATATGCAAGAGCATTTGACAGATATTTTCCAACATTCAAAAACCGAAGGAGAATTGCAAATCAAAATAAAAAATTTCGAAGCAGCTTTTGAGCTTGCCGATGAGTGGAAAAAGGAGGAAGACACTCTTGCAAACAAACGAAATTCATCAATTTCTTGA
- a CDS encoding shikimate kinase, translating into MTTIFITGFMGAGKTTIGKLLAAQLHVPVIDTDVYIEQQEGTAISEIFRHKGEAYFREAETAVLQKLCTNERKLVTTGGGIIMKEKNRQLMKQHGSVIFLEADLAVIFDRLKDDTSRPLIQNQEQSRIQQLYEKRLPLYKEAADFIIHTTNQTAEQVAEEVIQRLKLERNGETNTV; encoded by the coding sequence ATGACGACGATTTTTATTACTGGATTCATGGGAGCTGGTAAAACGACCATTGGCAAACTATTAGCTGCTCAGTTACATGTTCCAGTCATCGATACAGATGTTTATATCGAACAGCAGGAAGGAACAGCTATTTCCGAGATTTTTCGTCATAAAGGGGAAGCATATTTTCGAGAGGCAGAAACAGCCGTCCTTCAAAAGCTCTGCACAAACGAAAGGAAACTCGTCACAACGGGCGGTGGGATTATTATGAAAGAAAAAAACCGTCAGTTGATGAAGCAACATGGGTCCGTCATTTTTTTAGAAGCGGATTTAGCTGTCATATTTGATCGGCTCAAAGATGATACTAGTCGACCGCTCATTCAAAATCAAGAACAATCTCGTATTCAACAGTTATACGAAAAACGGTTGCCGCTGTACAAGGAAGCAGCTGATTTCATCATTCATACGACGAATCAAACAGCCGAACAAGTAGCGGAAGAAGTGATTCAACGTTTAAAGCTCGAAAGAAACGGAGAAACTAACACCGTCTAA
- the comGF gene encoding competence type IV pilus minor pilin ComGF, which translates to MVEALLILMVFMTIAALFPMIYGTVYRVNEQLEPGRKSEWELFVIQLRKEMYDSQSWTPANDKLFYHHEGQNISIEKYKQGVRRRVNGMGHEMILQQVESIQFYWGENQTLCTKVIFINGEEEQAQFYALPEKAL; encoded by the coding sequence ATGGTGGAAGCTTTACTTATTCTTATGGTGTTTATGACGATTGCTGCCCTTTTCCCGATGATATATGGAACTGTCTACCGCGTCAATGAGCAACTAGAGCCTGGTAGAAAGTCAGAGTGGGAGCTGTTTGTGATTCAGTTGCGAAAAGAAATGTATGACTCTCAATCATGGACCCCAGCCAATGATAAGCTTTTCTATCATCATGAAGGACAGAACATTTCCATTGAAAAATATAAACAAGGAGTGAGGAGGAGGGTCAATGGAATGGGGCATGAAATGATTCTTCAGCAGGTGGAATCTATCCAGTTCTATTGGGGGGAGAACCAAACCCTTTGCACAAAAGTGATCTTTATCAATGGAGAAGAGGAACAGGCACAATTTTACGCGTTGCCTGAAAAAGCGTTATGA
- a CDS encoding MBL fold metallo-hydrolase, translated as MNWSQLPLGTLQTNCYVLSNSEKECIIFDPGAEGDRLMEWLHANELSPLAVLLTHAHFDHIGAVEDVRNAFHIPVYLHVEEKDWLMNPSLNGSEFFHMGRVSAAPADRILTNEEEIQIGNFQFKLFHTPGHSPGSISYYYERGQAVFSGDVLFRGSIGRTDLPRGSRDQLIESIHRHLLSLPEETIVLPGHGPATSIIEEMESNPFLNGF; from the coding sequence ATGAATTGGTCACAACTGCCGTTAGGAACATTGCAGACGAATTGTTATGTACTCTCAAATAGCGAAAAAGAATGTATTATTTTTGATCCAGGAGCAGAGGGAGATCGGCTGATGGAATGGTTGCATGCTAATGAACTCTCACCGTTAGCTGTGTTATTAACCCATGCACATTTTGATCATATTGGTGCCGTTGAGGATGTTCGCAATGCATTTCATATTCCTGTCTATCTTCATGTCGAAGAAAAGGATTGGTTAATGAATCCCTCATTGAATGGTTCTGAGTTCTTCCATATGGGGAGAGTGAGTGCAGCCCCTGCAGATCGGATTCTTACGAATGAAGAAGAAATTCAGATCGGAAATTTTCAATTTAAATTATTTCACACTCCGGGTCACTCACCGGGAAGCATCTCTTATTATTATGAACGAGGTCAGGCTGTTTTTTCAGGGGATGTTCTTTTTAGGGGAAGTATTGGACGAACAGATCTTCCTAGAGGAAGCCGTGATCAATTAATTGAAAGCATTCATCGCCATCTTCTATCTCTTCCTGAAGAAACGATTGTCTTACCAGGACATGGGCCAGCAACAAGTATTATCGAGGAAATGGAGAGCAATCCTTTTTTAAATGGTTTTTAA
- the comGA gene encoding competence type IV pilus ATPase ComGA, producing the protein MVVEKVVEEILSEALALNSTDIHFIPRQHGYAVQFRSSGQLIPHTEFSLREGERLISHVKFMASMDIGEKRKPQSGSFQLDLSGFVVSLRISTLPTALSKESLVIRLLPQQAVLDMFQLSLFPNSAQKLLALLSHSHGLIVFTGPTGSGKTTTLYSLIQHSANQHGRNVITLEDPVEKQNDRWLQVQVNEKAGVTYSTGLKAILRHDPDVIMVGEIRDEETARIAIRAALTGHLVLTTLHTKDAKGAVFRLLEFGLKWHEIQQTLVAVTAQRLVNLMCPQCDTACSLYCRSGNRRKQATVYEILSGTNLQEVLKEAKGEGGDYQYPLLKDLLRKGIALGYLSQKEYHRWVFEEEERDKVPR; encoded by the coding sequence ATGGTGGTTGAAAAGGTGGTCGAAGAGATATTGAGTGAAGCATTAGCCCTCAATTCTACTGATATCCACTTTATCCCTCGTCAACACGGATATGCCGTTCAGTTTCGCTCCTCAGGTCAATTAATTCCCCATACTGAATTTTCCTTACGAGAAGGAGAGCGATTAATTTCCCATGTTAAGTTTATGGCATCTATGGATATCGGTGAGAAACGAAAGCCTCAAAGTGGTTCTTTTCAGTTAGACTTGTCTGGCTTTGTTGTCTCTTTACGCATTTCCACTCTTCCTACAGCCCTCTCTAAAGAAAGCCTCGTGATTCGATTATTACCTCAGCAAGCCGTCCTTGATATGTTTCAATTATCCTTATTTCCTAATTCAGCTCAAAAATTGCTTGCGTTATTATCACATTCTCACGGGTTGATTGTTTTTACTGGTCCAACCGGCAGCGGTAAGACGACCACTCTTTATTCGCTTATTCAACATAGTGCCAATCAGCATGGGCGTAATGTGATTACATTAGAAGATCCGGTTGAAAAGCAAAATGATCGCTGGCTTCAAGTGCAAGTGAATGAAAAAGCGGGTGTCACGTATTCCACAGGGTTAAAAGCGATTTTGCGTCACGACCCAGATGTGATTATGGTGGGTGAGATTCGTGATGAAGAAACAGCTAGGATTGCGATACGAGCGGCATTAACGGGTCATTTAGTTCTGACGACGTTGCATACAAAAGATGCGAAAGGAGCGGTGTTTCGGCTTCTTGAGTTCGGATTAAAATGGCATGAAATTCAGCAAACGCTCGTTGCGGTGACAGCTCAGCGACTGGTGAATTTAATGTGTCCTCAATGTGATACTGCTTGCTCTTTGTATTGTCGTTCGGGGAATAGACGCAAGCAAGCGACGGTGTATGAAATCTTAAGTGGAACGAATTTGCAAGAGGTCTTGAAGGAAGCGAAAGGAGAAGGTGGAGACTATCAATATCCGTTATTAAAAGATTTATTAAGAAAGGGGATCGCCCTTGGATATCTCTCTCAAAAAGAATATCATCGTTGGGTATTTGAAGAAGAGGAACGCGACAAAGTACCAAGGTGA
- the gcvT gene encoding glycine cleavage system aminomethyltransferase GcvT, giving the protein MGDLKRTPLFESYKQYGGKTIDFGGWELPVQFSSIKEEHEAVRTKAGLFDVSHMGEITVKGKDAFTYLQKMMTNDLSKLKPNGAIYTAMCYENGGTVDDLLIYMLAEEDYLLVVNAANTEKDFDWLKQHEEGEVQLENVSNDWAQLALQGPLTEKVLQKLVKETDLSEIKFFKFRQGVHVAGVPALVSRTGYTGEDGFEIYCQSSDATKLWQDILAAGEEEGVRPCGLGARDTLRFEVNLALYGQELSKDISPIEANLGFAVKTNKDFFIGIEALTAQKENGPARKLVGLEMIDRGIPRHGYPVYASSGEELGFVTTGTQSPTLKKNIGLALLKAEHISMDTEVFVEIRGKKLAAKIVKTPFYKRSN; this is encoded by the coding sequence ATGGGAGACTTAAAACGTACGCCACTATTCGAATCATACAAGCAGTATGGTGGAAAAACGATCGATTTTGGTGGATGGGAGCTTCCTGTTCAGTTTTCAAGTATTAAGGAAGAGCATGAAGCAGTCCGAACAAAAGCAGGGCTATTTGATGTGTCGCATATGGGTGAGATCACAGTCAAAGGAAAAGATGCATTCACGTATCTTCAAAAAATGATGACGAATGATCTTTCAAAATTGAAGCCTAATGGTGCCATTTACACAGCGATGTGCTATGAGAATGGTGGAACAGTAGATGATTTACTTATATATATGCTAGCTGAAGAGGACTACTTGCTAGTAGTGAATGCCGCCAATACAGAAAAAGATTTTGATTGGTTAAAGCAACACGAAGAAGGAGAGGTTCAACTTGAAAATGTGTCCAATGATTGGGCGCAGCTTGCTCTTCAAGGTCCTTTAACGGAAAAAGTGCTTCAAAAACTTGTGAAAGAAACTGATTTAAGTGAAATTAAATTTTTCAAATTCCGTCAAGGTGTTCATGTGGCAGGGGTGCCGGCACTTGTTTCACGCACAGGCTACACTGGGGAAGATGGTTTTGAAATTTATTGCCAAAGCTCTGATGCCACTAAACTGTGGCAAGACATTCTGGCAGCTGGAGAAGAAGAAGGCGTGCGACCTTGTGGATTAGGTGCCCGTGATACGCTTCGTTTTGAAGTAAATCTCGCGTTATACGGACAGGAGTTATCGAAAGACATTTCACCAATTGAAGCGAATCTTGGTTTTGCTGTGAAAACAAACAAGGATTTCTTTATTGGCATTGAAGCATTAACTGCTCAAAAAGAAAATGGTCCAGCAAGAAAGCTAGTCGGTCTTGAAATGATTGACCGCGGTATTCCTCGTCATGGCTATCCTGTGTACGCTAGCAGTGGAGAAGAACTTGGATTCGTGACAACAGGTACACAATCACCAACATTAAAGAAAAATATTGGGCTTGCTTTATTGAAAGCTGAACATATATCTATGGATACAGAAGTGTTTGTCGAAATTCGCGGCAAAAAACTAGCAGCCAAAATAGTCAAGACACCATTTTATAAACGTTCAAACTAA
- a CDS encoding DUF2626 domain-containing protein — MDRMFRVLAFWTGIFSVMFYLGHMNITALIFLGQTGFFLLVSYLKLTERMYIYVFAAYLTVFFAGFTYWTTFMMTPGAVH, encoded by the coding sequence ATGGATCGGATGTTTCGTGTTTTAGCATTTTGGACAGGCATCTTTTCAGTAATGTTTTATCTTGGCCATATGAATATTACTGCTCTAATCTTCTTAGGTCAAACGGGATTTTTCTTACTAGTGAGCTATTTAAAATTAACTGAAAGAATGTATATTTATGTGTTTGCAGCGTACTTAACTGTATTCTTTGCGGGATTCACATACTGGACTACATTTATGATGACTCCAGGAGCTGTGCATTAA
- the comGB gene encoding competence type IV pilus assembly protein ComGB produces MDISLKKNIIVGYLKKRNATKYQGEFIFRLGEMLQQGFTIGAALEFLLLNFDRNHHESIRLIRSELNAGAPLNEILQLLQFPSTICLQVFFAEKHGHLPATLKYAGDQWKKTEEAKEKLTKLLQYPLFLLFILFMLLFLLNRFLMPRFEDLYSALGFTPQGGTFALIAFLQVAPPLIMMTASLFLIIFTVLFLYYQKQTPQKRISLLMKIPVISSYFSLFFTRLFSKEVSYLLKSGFAVNEVLLILQQQTMHPILKHIATEMTAALLLGHSFAEAAEQMPCFEKQLVKLLRHGEANGRLAEELFIFSEFCEVLIEKRVKKMLDILQPSIFLFVGTVVVAIYLSVMLPMFQMVGSV; encoded by the coding sequence TTGGATATCTCTCTCAAAAAGAATATCATCGTTGGGTATTTGAAGAAGAGGAACGCGACAAAGTACCAAGGTGAATTTATTTTTCGTCTTGGGGAAATGCTGCAGCAAGGCTTTACAATCGGTGCTGCCCTTGAATTTTTATTATTAAATTTCGATCGAAATCATCATGAATCCATTCGCTTAATTCGATCTGAATTAAATGCAGGGGCTCCATTGAATGAAATTCTTCAACTGCTTCAATTTCCCTCAACGATTTGTCTTCAAGTGTTTTTTGCTGAAAAACATGGACATCTGCCCGCCACGTTAAAGTACGCTGGAGACCAATGGAAAAAAACAGAGGAAGCTAAAGAAAAACTAACTAAGTTGCTTCAATATCCATTGTTTCTACTTTTTATTTTATTTATGCTGTTGTTTCTATTGAACCGATTTTTAATGCCTCGATTTGAAGATCTTTATTCTGCACTCGGTTTTACCCCACAAGGAGGAACATTTGCATTGATTGCGTTTTTGCAAGTCGCCCCTCCATTGATTATGATGACTGCCTCTCTATTTCTTATCATTTTCACGGTGCTCTTTCTTTATTATCAAAAACAAACCCCACAGAAAAGAATCTCTCTTTTAATGAAAATACCAGTTATCTCCTCTTATTTTTCATTGTTTTTCACGCGCTTGTTCTCAAAGGAAGTGTCTTATTTGCTTAAAAGCGGTTTTGCTGTGAACGAAGTATTGCTTATTTTGCAGCAGCAAACGATGCATCCGATCTTAAAGCATATAGCTACTGAAATGACTGCCGCTTTATTACTTGGTCATTCATTTGCTGAAGCCGCTGAACAAATGCCTTGTTTTGAAAAACAATTAGTTAAGCTTCTTCGTCATGGGGAAGCGAATGGTCGACTAGCAGAAGAGCTGTTTATTTTCAGTGAGTTTTGTGAGGTATTAATTGAAAAAAGAGTGAAGAAAATGTTAGACATCTTGCAACCATCTATTTTTCTATTTGTTGGTACAGTCGTTGTTGCTATCTATTTATCTGTCATGTTGCCGATGTTTCAAATGGTGGGATCGGTATAA
- a CDS encoding helix-turn-helix transcriptional regulator → MEQTLKTTATLADPTRFSIYQYMVKHQKEVSVQEIAKQFDIHPNVARLHLSKLEDIEIIDSFLHKSGKGGRPGKLYKPSEKSIQLSFPHRDFQLLANIALSALASIGELGIAEAKKIAYSFGEKTIRQKISRESTLSNEEKLQLLQEISAMTGYIPVVEEKKDGIHIHFTLYNCPFKEAVERQSELTCQVHIAFLKGAFDSLFKQLSFQQTSSMTDGCKECTYHVIVTN, encoded by the coding sequence ATGGAACAAACATTAAAAACGACCGCCACACTAGCTGATCCCACAAGGTTTTCAATTTATCAGTATATGGTCAAGCACCAAAAAGAAGTTTCCGTCCAAGAAATTGCGAAACAATTTGATATTCATCCGAATGTGGCACGGCTACACCTGTCTAAATTAGAGGATATTGAAATAATTGATTCTTTTTTACACAAATCCGGAAAAGGCGGCAGACCAGGAAAGTTATACAAGCCTTCTGAAAAGTCTATCCAGCTCTCTTTTCCTCACAGAGATTTTCAACTACTTGCGAATATTGCCTTATCAGCCCTTGCCTCCATTGGTGAGTTAGGCATAGCAGAGGCCAAAAAAATCGCTTATTCATTCGGTGAAAAAACGATTAGACAAAAAATAAGCAGAGAAAGCACATTATCAAATGAGGAAAAACTACAATTGCTACAGGAAATTTCGGCAATGACTGGATACATTCCAGTAGTTGAGGAAAAGAAAGATGGGATACACATTCATTTCACTCTGTACAACTGCCCTTTTAAAGAAGCTGTAGAACGACAAAGTGAACTTACATGTCAAGTACATATCGCTTTTTTAAAGGGAGCCTTCGACAGTTTGTTTAAACAGTTGTCATTTCAACAAACTTCCAGCATGACAGATGGATGTAAAGAGTGTACATATCATGTAATCGTCACAAACTAA
- the comGD gene encoding competence type IV pilus minor pilin ComGD, with the protein MLNRSMKHVRNQQGVSMIEMLMVLSIFLIILAAAIIPFPKMLDSMEKEKFIDQLQADLYLAQSHAISKQEIVNVQLLTTRDSYRMKTMTAPSTVLVQRKFPDSIRHLDGSLQEIWFLPNGNTNRFGTMLFKYKDGYIKVVFQIGKGRFYVEEQ; encoded by the coding sequence TTGTTAAATAGGAGCATGAAGCATGTTCGTAATCAACAAGGGGTTTCTATGATCGAGATGCTGATGGTTCTTTCTATCTTTCTCATCATATTGGCTGCTGCGATTATTCCTTTTCCAAAGATGTTGGATAGCATGGAGAAAGAGAAATTTATCGATCAATTGCAGGCCGATCTTTACCTTGCTCAATCCCATGCTATATCGAAACAAGAGATTGTCAACGTTCAATTACTAACGACAAGAGATTCCTACCGAATGAAAACAATGACCGCTCCTTCAACGGTACTTGTTCAAAGAAAGTTTCCCGATTCCATTCGGCATTTAGACGGTTCTTTACAGGAGATTTGGTTTTTACCAAATGGGAATACGAATCGTTTTGGTACGATGCTTTTTAAATATAAAGATGGATATATAAAAGTTGTGTTTCAAATTGGCAAGGGGAGATTTTATGTGGAAGAACAATGA
- a CDS encoding DUF2759 domain-containing protein, with product MNGLIIIFGLVAILAVFGSLSALKSKNILGILFGLGTAGVFGWFTIMTFINSGYPGAH from the coding sequence ATGAACGGCTTAATTATTATTTTCGGTCTTGTGGCGATTCTTGCCGTATTCGGTTCATTGAGCGCTTTAAAAAGCAAAAATATTCTGGGTATTCTTTTTGGCCTTGGAACTGCTGGCGTGTTCGGATGGTTTACAATCATGACCTTCATTAATTCTGGCTATCCTGGAGCACACTAA
- a CDS encoding M14 family metallocarboxypeptidase — MSFLCFRPYDFQQLLIDINQLKNSYSFVRLYEIGKSVEGRSIWEIKIGEGKRKVHFNGSFHANEWITSSALLSFVKEYAEAIAKGDVIEGISSQLLFSENSLSIVPMVNPDGVELVINGLSTKNEQQVISINGGSTEFSGWKANIRGVDLNNQYPVGWEIEKERKEPKSPAPRDYPGDRPLSEPEAIVMAELQIREQFDRVLAFHTQGAEFYWGYNNKEPEESKCLAERFERVSGYEAVRFIDSHAGFKDWFIQEYEQPGFTIELGKGCNPLPLTQLPAMYQATRSICIAALLE, encoded by the coding sequence ATGTCTTTTTTATGCTTTCGGCCTTATGATTTTCAGCAACTATTAATAGATATAAATCAATTGAAGAATAGTTATTCATTTGTTCGTTTGTATGAGATTGGAAAAAGTGTAGAGGGACGATCGATATGGGAAATCAAGATTGGTGAGGGAAAAAGAAAAGTGCATTTTAACGGGTCATTTCATGCAAATGAATGGATTACTTCTTCTGCATTACTTTCCTTTGTTAAGGAGTATGCAGAGGCGATTGCAAAAGGTGATGTAATAGAAGGAATCTCATCTCAGCTTTTATTCAGTGAAAATAGTTTGTCGATTGTCCCTATGGTTAATCCTGATGGGGTGGAGTTAGTCATCAATGGGCTCTCCACAAAGAATGAACAACAGGTCATATCTATAAATGGTGGCTCCACTGAATTTTCGGGGTGGAAAGCGAATATTCGTGGAGTGGACTTAAATAATCAGTATCCAGTCGGTTGGGAAATTGAAAAAGAAAGAAAAGAGCCTAAATCGCCTGCCCCACGCGATTATCCAGGAGATCGGCCACTAAGTGAACCGGAAGCGATTGTGATGGCTGAATTGCAAATAAGGGAGCAATTTGACCGCGTTCTCGCCTTTCATACACAAGGAGCTGAGTTCTATTGGGGGTATAACAATAAAGAGCCTGAAGAGTCTAAATGCTTGGCCGAGAGGTTTGAGCGAGTGAGTGGGTATGAGGCGGTTCGTTTCATCGATAGTCATGCGGGGTTTAAAGATTGGTTTATTCAAGAGTATGAACAGCCTGGATTTACGATCGAGCTTGGAAAGGGGTGTAATCCGCTTCCGCTTACTCAATTACCAGCTATGTATCAAGCAACAAGAAGTATTTGTATAGCGGCTTTATTAGAATAA
- the comGC gene encoding competence type IV pilus major pilin ComGC has translation MTKIIKNDQGFTLIEMMIVLLVISVLLFVAIPNVAKQSKNINDKGCSAFQHMVEGQVQAFRIEEKRIPESLSEMAKMGYLKEDETECPNGQKLTIGKDGEVSIVK, from the coding sequence ATGACAAAAATAATCAAAAATGATCAAGGCTTCACACTCATTGAGATGATGATTGTGCTTTTAGTTATATCGGTGCTGTTATTTGTTGCCATTCCGAATGTGGCTAAGCAAAGTAAGAATATTAATGATAAAGGGTGCAGTGCTTTTCAGCATATGGTAGAAGGTCAGGTGCAAGCTTTTCGAATAGAAGAGAAGAGAATTCCAGAGTCTCTTTCTGAAATGGCTAAAATGGGTTATTTGAAAGAGGATGAAACTGAGTGTCCAAATGGGCAAAAATTAACGATTGGTAAAGATGGAGAGGTCAGTATTGTTAAATAG